The Pseudomonas putida nucleotide sequence CCGAACTGTCGAAACTGATCCATGACTTCAGCTTCGGCGAGCATGGCAAGGTTTTCCTCGTGCGCAACGATGGCCTGATCCAGGTGCATCCAGACGCGGCATTCAGCGGCAAGCGCCAGCTCGCCGAGCAAATGGGCGAGGACACAGCCAGGGCTGTATTGGCCAAGGGGGGCCAACTGCTCAGCGGCCAGTTCAGCCGAGACGGCGAAGAGTATCTGGCACTGGGGTTGCCCCTGCGCGACTTGAACTGGACCTTGGTAGCCGAAGTGCCGAAGGCGGAAATCTACGCCCAGATGCGCCAGGCGGTGTGGTTGACCAGCCTGGTCGGCGGCGCGGTTGCATTGATTTCGCTGCTGCTGGTGGTACTGCTGGCGCGAGGCCTGGTGCGGCCGATTCGCCGCGTCACCGCCGCGCTGGTGGAGATCGGCGGTGGGAGCGGGGACCTCAGCCATCGCCTGGACGATGCCCGCCAGGATGAACTGGGCGACCTGGCCCGTGGTTTCAACCGCTTCCTTGACAGCCAGCGCGGCCTGATCGGTGAGGTGTTGCGCACCAGCCAGCGGCTGCACCTGGCTGTGGAGCAGGTCACCCAGGTGGTGGACAACACGGCCGAACGCTCCGGCCGCCAGCAGGAAATGACCGAAATGGTCGCCACCGCCGTGCACGAGATGGGCCTGACCGTGCAGGACATCGCCCGCAATGCCGGTGATGCGGCCCAGGCATCGCAATCGGCACGGGAGGAGGCGTTGCAGGCACGCGAAGTGGTGCAGCGTTCGATCCGCGGTATCGAGGGCATGTCGGGCGATATCGGCAAGGCGGCCGATGCCGTCAGCCAGTTGGCGGATGAAGTTGCTTCGATCGATGAAGTCTTAGCGGTGATCCGTAGCATTTCTGAACAGACCAACTTGCTTGCACTGAACGCAGCCATCGAGGCCGCGCGGGCTGGAGAGATGGGCCGCGGGTTTGCCGTGGTGGCCGATGAGGTGCGTACCTTGGCCCGGCGTACGCAACTATCGACCGATGAAGTGCAGCAGATGATCCAGCGCCTGAAGCAGGGGGCAGGTTCGGCGGTCAGTTCGATGCAGGCGGGGCAACAGGCGACGGGTAGCGGGGTTGAATCGAGCCTGCGCACGGGCACATCGCTGGGCGCGATTACCGATCAGGTGGAGCACATCAGTGACATGAACCACCAAGTGGCTACGGCAACCGAGGAGCAGTCGGCGGTGACCGAGGAGATCAACCGGACGGTGCAGGGCATTTCCGACCTGGCGCGGGAGACGGCGGCCGAGGTGCAGGGGTGTCGCGAGGAATGCCAAGCGTTGCGTGGGCTGGCTGATGACCTGGCGCGGCAGATGGGTGGGTTCAAACTCTAGATTGCCGGGGCCGCTTCGCGGCCCATCGCCGGCAAGCGCGGCTTCCACCCCGACCGCCTAGGATTCAAGCCATGCGCCGTACCTGTGGGAGCCGCGCTTGCCGGCGATGGGCTGCGCAGCAGCCCCAGCAATCCCTCAGCCAACAATGATCGTGCGGATATCCGCCGCCAGTTCACGCACACGCTCTTCCTCGGTATCCCACGAACACATGAACCGCGCGCCACCGCTACCAATAAAGGTATAGAACCGCCAGCCCCTGCCACGCAGCGCTTCAATGGCATGCTCCGGCATCTGCAGGAACACCCCATTGGCCTCCACCGGGAACATCAGTTCCACCCCCGGCAAATCACCCACCAGCGACGCCAGCAACTGCGCACAATGGTTGGCGTGATTGCCATGGCGCAACCAGGCGCCATCTTCCAGCAACCCCACCCACGGCGCCGACAGGAAGCGCATCTTCGACGCCAGTTGCCCGGCTTGCTTGCAGCGGTAGTCGAAGTCCTCGGCCAGTTGGCGGTTGAAGAACAGGATCGCCTCACCCACCGCCATACCATTCTTGGTGCCGCCAAAGCACAGCACATCCACGCCGGCCTTCCAGGTCAGTTCGGCCGGGCTGCAGCCGAGGAACGCGCAGGCGTTGGTGAAGCGCGCGCCGTCCATGTGTAGGTTCAGGCCCAGCTCCTTGCAGGTGGCGCTGATCGCCCTGAGCTCGTCGGGTCGATAGACAGTACCGACCTCGGTGGCCTGGGTGATGGTGACAACCCGCGGCTTGGGGTAGTGGATGTCCTGGCGCTTGAGCGCCACTTCGCGGATCGATTCAGGCGTGAGCTTGCCGTTGACGCTGGGTGCGGTGAGCAGCTTGGAGCCGTTGGAGAAGAACTCCGGCGCGCCGCACTCGTCGGTTTCGACGTGGGCGGTCTCGGAGCAGATCACGCTGTGGTAGCTCTGGCACAGCGAGGCCAGGGCCAGGGAGTTGGCGGCGGTGCCGTTGAAGGCGAAGAACACCTCGCAGTCGGTTTCGAACAGGTTGCGGAAGTATTCCGACGCACGCTCGGTCCATTGGTCGTCGCCGTAGGCGCGGTCGTGGCCCTGGTTGGCTTTTTCCATCGCGGCCCAGGCTTCGGGGCAGATGCCGGAATAGTTGTCGCTGGCGAATTGTTGGCTCTTGTCTGTCATGGCACTGTCCTTTGAACGACGCAGAACAGCACTCTAAACCATCGATTCAGCGGTTGCCTATACAACCCCACCATAAGCTGAAATCAGGGTTGGTCATTCCGGCCCTTTCGCGGGGCAAGCCCGCTCCCACAATGGCCCTGTGCACATCGAACATTGTGGGAGCGGGCTTGCCCCGCGAAAGGGCCGGCATGGTCAACACAAAAGCCAATGTCGTAAACGCGCCATTGCAAGGCGTGCGCAGGCATCTGACCCGCCCCGGCCAGTCATAACATCGCCACAAAGGGCCACAGTGCCCCACGACAAAAAACGATCGCTGCCGGGAGATACACGATGTTCAGCAAGCAAGACCAGATCCAGGGTTACGACGATGCACTGCTGGCGGCGATGAATGCCGAAGAACAGCGTCAGGAAGATCACATCGAGCTGATCGCTTCGGAAAACTACACCAGCAAGCGCGTGATGCAGGCCCAGGGCAGCGGCCTGACCAACAAGTACGCCGAAGGCTACCCAGGCAAGCGCTACTACGGTGGCTGCGAGCACGTCGACAAAGTCGAGGCGCTGGCCATCGAGCGCGCCAAGCAACTGTTCGGCGCCGACTACGCCAACGTCCAGCCACACTCCGGCTCGTCGGCCAACGGCGCGGTCTACCTGGCCCTGCTGCAGGCCGGTGACACCATCCTCGGCATGAGCCTGGCCCACGGCGGCCACCTGACCCACGGCGCCAAGGTGTCGTCCTCGGGCAAGCTGTACAACGCCGTTCAATATGGCATCAATACCGACACCGGCCTGATCGACTACGACGAAGTCGAGCGCCTGGCCGTCGAGCACAAGCCGAAGATGATCGTTGCCGGTTTCTCGGCCTACTCCAAGACCCTCGATTTCCCACGCTTCCGCGCCATCGCCGACAAAGTCGGTGCGCTGCTGTTCGTCGACATGGCCCACGTTGCCGGCCTGGTTGCCGCTGGCCTGTACCCGAACCCGATCCCGTTCGCCGACGTGGTCACCACCACCACCCACAAGACCCTGCGCGGTCCACGTGGCGGCCTGATCCTTGCCAAGTCCAACGAAGAGATCGAGAAGAAGCTCAACGCCGCGGTATTCCCGGGCGCCCAGGGCGGCCCGCTGATGCACGTGATCGCTGCCAAGGCCGTGTGCTTCAAGGAAGCGCTGGAGCCTGAGTTCAAGAGCTACCAGAAGCAAGTGATCGAAAACGCCCAGGCCATGGCCCAGGTGTTCATCGACCGCGGCTACGACGTGGTTTCCGGCGGTACCGACAACCACCTGTTCCTGGTCAGCCTGATCCGCCAGGGCCTCACCGGTAAAGATGCCGACGCCGCCCTGGGCCGCGCGCACATCACCGTCAACAAGAACGCCGTACCGAACGACCCACAGTCGCCGTTCGTCACCTCGGGCCTGCGCATCGGCACCCCGGCCGTCACCACCCGCGGCTTCAAGGTCGCTCAGTGCGTGGCCCTGGCCGGCTGGATCTGCGACATCCTCGACAACCTCGGTGACGCTGACGTCGAAGCCGATGTGGCGAAGAACGTCGCGGCCCTGTGCGCTGACTTCCCTGTTTACCGCTGAGTGGAGTAAACGACCATGCAACGCTACTCGGGCTTCGGCCTTTTCAAGCACTCCCTCAGCCACCACGAGAACTGGCAGCGCATGTGGCGCACGCCGACCCCTAAAAAGGTCTACGACGTGGTCATCGTCGGCGGTGGCGGCCATGGTCTGGCCACGGCCTACTACCTGGCCAAGGAACACGGCATCACCAACGTCGCGGTGATCGAGAAGGGTTACCTGGGCGGCGGCAACACCGCCCGTAATACCACCATCGTGCGTTCCAACTACCTGTGGGACGAGTCGGCGCACCTGTACGAGCACGCCATGAAGCTGTGGGAGGGCCTGTCCCAGGACCTCAACTACAACGTGATGTTCTCCCAGCGCGGCGTCTACAACCTGTGCCACACCCTGCAGGACATGCGTGACTCCGAGCGTCGTGTCTCCGCCAACCGCCTCAACGGCGTCGATGGCGAGCTGCTCAACACCGCTCAGGTCGCGGCCGAAATCCCGTACCTGGACTGCTCCAAGAACACCCGCTACCCGATCCTCGGCGCCACCGTTCAGCGCCGTGGCGGCGTAGCCCGTCACGACGCCGTGGCCTGGGGCTTCGCCCGTGCCGCCGACGCCCTGGGCGTGGACCTGATCCAGCAGACCGAAGTAATCGGCTTCCGCAAGGAAAACGGCGCGGTCATCGGTGTGGAAACCAACAAAGGCTTCATCGGCGCCAAGCGCGTCGGCGTGGTCACCGCCGGTAACTCCGGGCACATGGCCAAGCTGGCCGGCTTCCGCCTGCCGCTGGAATCGCACCCGCTGCAAGCACTGGTCTCCGAGCCGATCAAGCCGATCATCGACAGCGTGATCATGTCCAACGCCGTACACGGCTACATCAGCCAGTCCGACAAGGGCGACCTGGTGATCGGTGCCGGTATCGACGGCTGGGTCGGCTACGGCCAGCGCGGTTCGTACCCGGTGATCGAGCACACCCTGCAGGCCATCGTCGAGATGTTCCCCAACCTCTCGCGCGTGCGCATGAACCGCCAGTGGGGCGGCATCGTCGACACCTCGCCGGACGCGTGCCCGATCATCACCAAGACCCCGGTCAAGAACATGTTCTTCAACTGCGGTTGGGGTACTGGCGGCTTCAAGGCGACCCCGGGTTCGGGCAACGTCTTCGCCGCAAGCCTGGCCAAGGGCGAAATGCACCCACTGGCCGCGCCGTTCTCCATGGACCGCTT carries:
- a CDS encoding methyl-accepting chemotaxis protein; translated protein: MGLTVQDIARNAGDAAQASQSAREEALQAREVVQRSIRGIEGMSGDIGKAADAVSQLADEVASIDEVLAVIRSISEQTNLLALNAAIEAARAGEMGRGFAVVADEVRTLARRTQLSTDEVQQMIQRLKQGAGSAVSSMQAGQQATGSGVESSLRTGTSLGAITDQVEHISDMNHQVATATEEQSAVTEEINRTVQGISDLARETAAEVQGCREECQALRGLADDLARQMGGFKL
- a CDS encoding low specificity L-threonine aldolase; its protein translation is MTDKSQQFASDNYSGICPEAWAAMEKANQGHDRAYGDDQWTERASEYFRNLFETDCEVFFAFNGTAANSLALASLCQSYHSVICSETAHVETDECGAPEFFSNGSKLLTAPSVNGKLTPESIREVALKRQDIHYPKPRVVTITQATEVGTVYRPDELRAISATCKELGLNLHMDGARFTNACAFLGCSPAELTWKAGVDVLCFGGTKNGMAVGEAILFFNRQLAEDFDYRCKQAGQLASKMRFLSAPWVGLLEDGAWLRHGNHANHCAQLLASLVGDLPGVELMFPVEANGVFLQMPEHAIEALRGRGWRFYTFIGSGGARFMCSWDTEEERVRELAADIRTIIVG
- a CDS encoding serine hydroxymethyltransferase, yielding MFSKQDQIQGYDDALLAAMNAEEQRQEDHIELIASENYTSKRVMQAQGSGLTNKYAEGYPGKRYYGGCEHVDKVEALAIERAKQLFGADYANVQPHSGSSANGAVYLALLQAGDTILGMSLAHGGHLTHGAKVSSSGKLYNAVQYGINTDTGLIDYDEVERLAVEHKPKMIVAGFSAYSKTLDFPRFRAIADKVGALLFVDMAHVAGLVAAGLYPNPIPFADVVTTTTHKTLRGPRGGLILAKSNEEIEKKLNAAVFPGAQGGPLMHVIAAKAVCFKEALEPEFKSYQKQVIENAQAMAQVFIDRGYDVVSGGTDNHLFLVSLIRQGLTGKDADAALGRAHITVNKNAVPNDPQSPFVTSGLRIGTPAVTTRGFKVAQCVALAGWICDILDNLGDADVEADVAKNVAALCADFPVYR
- a CDS encoding sarcosine oxidase subunit beta family protein yields the protein MQRYSGFGLFKHSLSHHENWQRMWRTPTPKKVYDVVIVGGGGHGLATAYYLAKEHGITNVAVIEKGYLGGGNTARNTTIVRSNYLWDESAHLYEHAMKLWEGLSQDLNYNVMFSQRGVYNLCHTLQDMRDSERRVSANRLNGVDGELLNTAQVAAEIPYLDCSKNTRYPILGATVQRRGGVARHDAVAWGFARAADALGVDLIQQTEVIGFRKENGAVIGVETNKGFIGAKRVGVVTAGNSGHMAKLAGFRLPLESHPLQALVSEPIKPIIDSVIMSNAVHGYISQSDKGDLVIGAGIDGWVGYGQRGSYPVIEHTLQAIVEMFPNLSRVRMNRQWGGIVDTSPDACPIITKTPVKNMFFNCGWGTGGFKATPGSGNVFAASLAKGEMHPLAAPFSMDRFYNGALIDEHGAAAVAH